One window of the Streptomyces asoensis genome contains the following:
- a CDS encoding serine/threonine-protein kinase, with amino-acid sequence MSEEPGSERLIAGRYRLLTPLGEGGMGTVWRARDEVLHREVAVKEVRAPHGLAASDVERMYARLEREAWAAARVANRNVVTVYDVATQDGRPWIVMEIVRGISLAELLDAEGPLEPARAAHIGAEVLSALRAAHEAGVLHRDVKPANVLMSNDGRVVLTDFGIATVEGTSALTMTGEVIGSPEFLAPERALGRTPGPESDLWSLGVLLYAAVEGNSPFRHDTPLSTLRAIVDEELPPPHRAGPLAPVIEGLLRKDPAERTPADRAEQDLRLVAAGGAPHGGTVRSTPPAPFAAYPPTVSTPAEPLRQEPTAPTPPQSWSAAPATTGRSAKPDRSRRAGVALVAGVVVLALAVAGLTYGLLNRDDGDGDTGGGVTNSTTDILSSPPTQPETSAESSDSPSPSPSPSESESSEAPAQTVSVTVAGAHTDYSGSCPPPDADAPAFTATITVGQLPATVSYRWVSKDGELSGQTWKTLDFSSGGGKSKQDKVILSTYAESGTYENSIAVEVRDPVQKTSNSVPFSVTCETETPTDGASPSPSASE; translated from the coding sequence GTGTCCGAAGAACCGGGCAGTGAACGTCTGATCGCGGGTCGCTACCGCCTGCTGACCCCGCTGGGCGAGGGCGGCATGGGCACGGTGTGGCGGGCCCGTGACGAGGTGCTGCACCGCGAGGTCGCCGTCAAGGAGGTACGTGCCCCGCACGGCCTGGCGGCCTCGGACGTCGAGCGGATGTACGCACGGCTGGAGCGCGAGGCCTGGGCCGCGGCCCGGGTCGCGAACCGGAACGTCGTCACGGTGTACGACGTGGCCACCCAGGACGGGCGGCCATGGATCGTCATGGAGATCGTGCGCGGGATCTCCCTCGCCGAGCTGCTGGACGCCGAGGGGCCGCTCGAACCGGCACGGGCCGCGCACATCGGCGCCGAGGTGCTGTCCGCGCTGCGGGCCGCGCACGAGGCCGGAGTGCTGCACCGGGACGTGAAGCCGGCGAACGTGCTGATGTCGAACGACGGCCGGGTGGTGCTCACCGACTTCGGTATCGCGACCGTCGAGGGCACCTCCGCGCTGACCATGACCGGCGAGGTCATCGGCTCCCCCGAGTTCCTCGCGCCGGAGCGGGCGCTGGGGCGCACGCCCGGGCCCGAGTCCGACCTGTGGTCGCTGGGCGTGCTGCTGTACGCGGCGGTCGAGGGCAACTCCCCCTTCCGCCACGACACTCCGCTGAGCACCCTGCGCGCCATCGTCGACGAGGAGCTGCCGCCGCCGCACCGGGCCGGGCCGCTCGCGCCCGTGATCGAGGGCCTGCTGCGCAAGGACCCGGCCGAGCGGACTCCGGCCGACCGGGCGGAGCAGGACCTGCGGCTCGTCGCCGCGGGCGGTGCCCCGCACGGCGGCACGGTCCGTTCGACGCCACCGGCGCCGTTCGCGGCGTATCCGCCGACGGTCTCGACCCCGGCCGAGCCGCTCCGCCAGGAGCCGACGGCCCCGACCCCGCCCCAGTCCTGGTCGGCCGCCCCGGCGACGACGGGCCGCTCGGCGAAGCCGGACCGGAGCCGGCGCGCCGGTGTGGCCCTTGTCGCCGGTGTGGTGGTGCTGGCGCTGGCCGTCGCCGGGCTGACGTACGGGCTGCTGAACCGTGACGACGGCGACGGCGACACCGGTGGCGGGGTCACCAACAGCACGACGGACATTCTGAGTTCGCCTCCGACGCAGCCGGAGACGAGCGCGGAGAGCAGCGATTCGCCGAGCCCGAGCCCGAGTCCGAGTGAGAGCGAGAGCTCCGAGGCCCCGGCGCAGACCGTCTCGGTCACCGTCGCCGGCGCGCACACGGACTACTCCGGCAGCTGTCCGCCGCCGGACGCCGACGCGCCCGCCTTCACCGCGACGATCACGGTGGGGCAGCTCCCCGCGACGGTGTCCTACCGCTGGGTGTCGAAGGACGGTGAGCTCTCCGGGCAGACCTGGAAGACGCTCGACTTCTCCTCCGGCGGCGGGAAGTCCAAGCAGGACAAGGTGATCCTGTCGACGTACGCCGAGAGCGGGACGTACGAGAACTCGATCGCCGTCGAGGTACGGGATCCGGTGCAGAAGACGTCCAACTCGGTACCGTTCTCGGTCACCTGCGAGACGGAGACCCCGACGGACGGGGCCTCCCCCTCACCTTCTGCCTCGGAGTGA
- a CDS encoding SGNH/GDSL hydrolase family protein, whose amino-acid sequence MRRSRLVVFVSSLLLALGTALTGAASAQGAQLAATGGYVALGDSYSSGVGAGSYISSSGNCKRSTKAYPYLWNAAHAPSSFTFAACSGARTDEVLASQLGGLNSSTGLVSITVGGNDAGFADVMTTCVTGSDSTCLSRINTARAYVDSTLPGRLDTVYSTIRAKAPNARVVVIGYPRFYKLGTVCLGLSETKRSAINNAADYLDAATANRAAAHGFVFGDVRTPFNGHEICSGSSWLHSLNWLNIGESYHPTASGQSGGYLPVLNSAA is encoded by the coding sequence ATGAGACGTTCCCGACTTGTCGTATTCGTGAGCTCACTCCTCCTCGCCCTCGGCACCGCCCTCACCGGGGCGGCCTCGGCGCAGGGCGCCCAACTCGCAGCCACAGGTGGCTATGTGGCGCTGGGGGACTCCTACTCCTCCGGTGTCGGCGCGGGCAGCTACATCAGCTCCAGCGGCAACTGCAAGCGCAGCACCAAGGCGTATCCGTACCTCTGGAACGCCGCCCACGCCCCCTCGTCGTTCACCTTCGCGGCTTGTTCCGGCGCCCGAACGGATGAAGTTCTGGCGAGTCAGCTCGGCGGCCTGAACTCCTCGACCGGCCTGGTCTCCATCACCGTCGGCGGCAACGACGCGGGCTTCGCCGACGTCATGACGACCTGCGTCACCGGCTCCGACAGCACCTGTCTGTCCCGCATCAACACGGCCAGGGCCTACGTCGACTCGACGCTCCCCGGCAGACTCGACACCGTCTACTCCACGATCCGCGCCAAGGCGCCCAACGCGCGCGTCGTCGTCATCGGTTACCCCCGCTTCTACAAGCTCGGCACGGTCTGCCTGGGCCTGTCCGAGACCAAGCGCTCCGCCATCAACAACGCGGCCGACTACCTCGACGCCGCGACCGCCAACCGCGCCGCCGCCCACGGCTTCGTCTTCGGCGACGTCCGCACCCCGTTCAACGGCCACGAGATCTGCTCCGGCAGCTCCTGGCTGCACAGCCTCAACTGGCTGAACATCGGTGAGTCGTACCACCCGACCGCGTCCGGCCAGTCGGGTGGCTACCTGCCGGTCCTGAACAGCGCCGCCTGA
- a CDS encoding S8 family peptidase, with the protein MAQLRSNKARITAAATVAAAALVGGLTALPAQAAPAEGKVLAAGSPTAVKDSYIVTLKSQAGFKASSATGKNLVKGYGGTVGKTFGSALNGYTATLSATEARRLAADPAVATVEQNQTVRVSDTTQSSAPWGLDRVDQTSLPLSGTYTYPDTAGSGVTAYVIDTGVRITHSQISGRASYGYDAVDGDTTASDGNGHGTHVATTIAGSTYGVAKKAKIVAVRVLDNAGSGTTAGVIAGIDWVTNNHSGPSVANLSLGGGASTTLDTAVRNSIASGVTYAVAAGNSSANASSYSPARVTQAITVGATTSTDARASYSNYGSVLDIFAPGSSITAGWYTSDTATNTISGTSMATPHVAGAAAVYLAGHTSATPAQVATALVNGATSNVVTSPGTGSPNKLLKIVP; encoded by the coding sequence ATGGCACAACTGCGTAGCAACAAGGCCCGCATCACCGCCGCAGCCACCGTGGCGGCCGCCGCCCTCGTCGGCGGGCTCACCGCGCTCCCCGCCCAGGCCGCTCCGGCCGAGGGCAAGGTCCTCGCGGCCGGCTCCCCCACCGCCGTCAAGGACAGCTACATCGTCACCCTGAAGTCGCAGGCGGGCTTCAAGGCGTCCTCGGCCACCGGCAAGAACCTCGTCAAGGGCTACGGCGGCACCGTCGGAAAGACGTTCGGCTCCGCGCTGAACGGCTACACCGCCACCCTCTCCGCCACCGAGGCCAGGAGACTCGCCGCGGACCCGGCGGTCGCCACCGTCGAGCAGAACCAGACCGTCCGGGTGAGCGACACGACGCAGTCGAGCGCCCCCTGGGGCCTGGACCGCGTCGACCAGACCTCGCTCCCGCTGTCCGGCACGTACACCTACCCGGACACCGCCGGCAGCGGTGTCACCGCGTACGTCATCGACACCGGCGTCCGCATCACCCACTCCCAGATCAGCGGCCGGGCCTCCTACGGCTACGACGCCGTCGACGGCGACACCACCGCCTCCGACGGCAACGGTCACGGCACCCACGTGGCCACGACGATCGCGGGCTCCACCTACGGCGTTGCCAAGAAGGCGAAGATCGTGGCGGTGCGGGTGCTCGACAACGCCGGTTCCGGCACCACCGCGGGCGTCATCGCGGGCATCGACTGGGTCACCAACAACCACTCGGGCCCCTCGGTCGCCAACCTCTCGCTCGGCGGCGGCGCGTCCACCACGCTGGACACGGCGGTGCGCAACTCCATCGCCAGCGGTGTCACCTACGCGGTGGCAGCGGGCAACAGCAGCGCCAACGCCTCCTCGTACTCCCCGGCCCGCGTCACCCAGGCCATCACCGTCGGCGCCACCACCAGCACCGACGCCAGGGCCAGCTACTCCAACTACGGCTCGGTGCTGGACATCTTCGCCCCCGGCTCCTCCATCACCGCGGGCTGGTACACCAGCGACACCGCCACGAACACCATCTCCGGTACGTCGATGGCGACCCCGCACGTCGCGGGCGCGGCCGCGGTCTACCTGGCAGGCCACACCTCGGCCACGCCGGCCCAGGTGGCCACGGCCCTGGTGAACGGCGCGACCTCGAACGTGGTCACCAGCCCGGGCACCGGCTCACCGAACAAGCTCCTCAAGATCGTCCCGTGA
- a CDS encoding glycosyltransferase family 2 protein: MSSVLQPATSGQDLESPSTVGKYRPITSHLAITPPVSVVIPAMNEAENLPYVFKTLPDWIHEVVLVDGNSTDDTVQVARDLWPGVKVVGQQGRGKGDALITGFEACSGDIIVMVDADGSADGNEIVSYVSALVSGADFAKGSRFANGGGTDDMTFIRWLGNRVLCAIVNRKFGARYTDLCYGYNAFWRHCLDKIELDCTGFEVETLMNIRVVKAGLKVQEIPSHEYLRIHGVSNLRAVRDGLRVLRVILKERSNRRALRRLTRRSPMLDSVRGEAS; encoded by the coding sequence ATGAGTTCCGTTCTGCAACCGGCGACATCGGGCCAGGATCTCGAAAGCCCGTCGACCGTCGGCAAGTACCGGCCCATCACCTCGCACCTGGCCATCACGCCACCGGTGAGCGTGGTCATCCCCGCGATGAACGAGGCCGAGAACCTTCCGTACGTGTTCAAGACGCTGCCGGACTGGATCCACGAGGTGGTCCTGGTCGACGGCAACTCCACCGACGACACCGTGCAGGTCGCGCGTGATCTGTGGCCCGGCGTCAAGGTCGTCGGACAGCAGGGCCGGGGCAAGGGCGACGCCCTGATCACCGGCTTCGAGGCGTGCAGCGGCGACATCATCGTGATGGTCGACGCGGACGGCTCGGCCGACGGCAACGAGATCGTGTCGTACGTCTCCGCCCTCGTCTCCGGCGCGGACTTCGCCAAGGGCTCCCGCTTCGCCAACGGCGGCGGCACCGACGACATGACCTTCATCCGCTGGCTCGGCAACCGGGTCCTGTGCGCCATCGTCAACCGCAAGTTCGGCGCCCGCTACACCGACCTGTGCTACGGCTACAACGCGTTCTGGCGGCACTGCCTGGACAAGATCGAGCTGGACTGCACCGGCTTCGAGGTCGAGACCCTGATGAACATCCGGGTCGTCAAGGCCGGCCTGAAGGTGCAGGAGATCCCCAGCCACGAGTACCTGCGCATCCACGGCGTCAGCAATCTGCGCGCCGTCCGCGACGGGCTGCGTGTGCTGCGGGTGATCCTCAAGGAACGGTCGAACCGGCGTGCGCTGCGCCGGCTGACCCGCCGCTCGCCGATGCTCGACTCGGTCCGGGGAGAGGCGTCTTGA
- a CDS encoding glycosyltransferase family 2 protein, with the protein MSTIDVSVVICVYTEDRWEDILAAVASVRAQTHPALETLLVVDHNPTLLDRLRSEYKETDEVRVLPNAGPRGLSAGRNTGIAASRGEVVAFLDDDAVAERDWLRRFADPYSDPRVLAVGGRAVPVWSSGRRPDWFPEEFDWVVGCSYRGLPPGRVRVRNILGGNASFRRTAFDFVGGFATGIGRDGNKRPMGGEETDLCIRLSRARPDAILLMDDRAVIHHKVPEAREHFGYFRTRTYAEGLSKALVARSVGVDKGLESERRYATRVLPAGVVRGLRDQLLARPGGARRAAAIVAGVLTAAGGYLVGSMRARRAGTTFAVVPIPVDQVERAA; encoded by the coding sequence TTGAGCACGATCGACGTCTCCGTCGTCATCTGTGTGTACACCGAGGACCGCTGGGAGGACATCCTCGCGGCGGTCGCCTCGGTGCGGGCGCAGACCCACCCGGCCCTGGAGACCCTGCTCGTCGTCGACCACAACCCGACGCTCCTGGACCGGCTGAGGAGCGAGTACAAGGAGACCGACGAGGTGCGGGTGCTGCCCAACGCGGGCCCGCGCGGTCTGTCGGCCGGCCGCAACACCGGCATCGCCGCCTCCCGGGGCGAGGTCGTCGCCTTCCTCGACGACGACGCCGTCGCCGAACGGGACTGGCTGCGCCGGTTCGCCGACCCGTACTCCGATCCCCGGGTCCTGGCCGTGGGCGGCCGGGCGGTGCCCGTCTGGTCCTCCGGACGGCGGCCCGACTGGTTCCCCGAGGAGTTCGACTGGGTGGTGGGCTGCTCCTACCGGGGCCTGCCGCCCGGCCGGGTCCGGGTGCGCAACATCCTCGGCGGGAACGCCTCCTTCCGGCGTACCGCGTTCGACTTCGTGGGCGGCTTCGCCACCGGCATCGGACGCGACGGCAACAAACGCCCGATGGGCGGCGAGGAGACGGATCTGTGCATCCGGCTCAGCCGCGCGAGACCCGACGCGATCCTGCTGATGGACGACCGCGCGGTGATCCACCACAAGGTGCCCGAGGCGCGCGAGCACTTCGGGTACTTCCGCACGCGCACCTACGCCGAGGGCCTGTCGAAGGCGCTCGTCGCGCGCAGCGTCGGCGTCGACAAGGGGCTGGAGTCCGAACGCCGGTACGCCACCCGGGTGTTGCCGGCCGGTGTGGTCCGCGGACTGCGCGACCAGCTGCTGGCCCGGCCCGGCGGGGCCCGGCGGGCGGCCGCGATCGTCGCCGGGGTGCTGACGGCGGCCGGCGGGTACCTGGTCGGCAGCATGCGGGCGCGGCGGGCGGGGACGACGTTCGCCGTGGTACCGATCCCGGTGGACCAGGTGGAGCGGGCCGCATGA
- a CDS encoding polysaccharide deacetylase family protein yields MTGARVPILMYHAVAADPNDATRTLSVTPEAFAEQMAVLADRGLTPLTTADLAARWRSGRPLPVRPVLITFDDGYEGVHRHALPALAEHGFPATLFVTTGWVRGAYDTGGGLDTMLDWRQVRSLADSGVEIGGHSHTHPQLDQLDDARLRAELIRCRDIVADELGTPPVSFAYPYGYSSRRVRTAVRGHGFAQALAVGNSLAHRAQGPYALRRVTVRRTTDAEEFARLVDGRAIGRTFARDRALTKGYAVVRRTRRLRRPV; encoded by the coding sequence ATGACAGGGGCGCGCGTGCCGATCCTCATGTACCACGCGGTGGCCGCCGACCCGAACGACGCCACCCGCACCCTCTCGGTCACACCCGAGGCGTTCGCCGAACAGATGGCGGTGCTCGCGGACCGGGGTCTGACCCCGCTCACCACCGCCGACCTGGCGGCCCGTTGGCGGTCCGGCCGGCCGCTGCCGGTCCGCCCGGTCCTGATCACCTTCGACGACGGCTACGAGGGCGTGCACCGGCACGCCCTCCCGGCGCTGGCCGAGCACGGCTTCCCGGCCACGCTGTTCGTCACCACCGGCTGGGTCCGGGGCGCCTACGACACCGGGGGCGGCCTGGACACCATGCTGGACTGGCGGCAGGTGCGCTCACTGGCGGACAGCGGCGTGGAGATCGGCGGCCACAGCCACACCCATCCGCAGCTCGACCAGCTGGACGACGCCCGGCTGCGCGCCGAGCTGATCCGCTGCCGGGACATCGTCGCCGACGAACTGGGCACCCCGCCCGTGTCGTTCGCCTACCCGTACGGCTACTCCAGCCGCCGGGTGCGCACGGCGGTACGCGGACACGGGTTCGCCCAGGCGCTCGCCGTGGGCAACTCCCTCGCCCACCGCGCCCAGGGGCCGTACGCCCTGCGGCGGGTGACGGTACGGCGCACCACGGACGCCGAGGAGTTCGCACGGCTCGTCGACGGTCGGGCGATCGGCCGGACGTTCGCGAGGGACCGGGCGCTCACCAAGGGGTACGCCGTGGTGCGGCGGACCCGCCGACTGCGGCGACCGGTCTGA
- a CDS encoding DUF5925 domain-containing protein → MSVPPHDALPIRLNVDDSDSPSDVVDALFLGRFATGEQPYSHAVNIDRVRSGATLLPPHARVLRVARDEDRSATLAEGDGWTLLVSRWNRGADVTVTATTAELAAQVLDQATDGAADEPEPQPENVTMGFWYVSPRRGPHRTTRQISAGTWDEVRPNYTAPVAEAMDHLMGTTPQDIAGRLLLLHGPPGTGKTSALRTLARSWREWCQVDCVLDPERLFSDVGYLMDIAIGEEDGTGKGRWRLLLLEDCDELIRGEAKHTAGQALSRLLNLTDGLLGQGRNVLVGVTTNEDLERLHPAVVRPGRCLARIEVGPLTNREAVDWLGTEEGVGREGATLAELYALRRGTSPTSLPEPRGRSDAGLYL, encoded by the coding sequence ATGTCCGTACCCCCGCACGACGCACTGCCGATCCGGCTCAACGTCGACGACTCCGACTCCCCGTCCGATGTCGTCGACGCGCTGTTCCTCGGCCGCTTCGCGACGGGTGAGCAGCCGTACTCGCACGCGGTGAACATCGACCGCGTGCGCTCCGGCGCGACCCTGCTGCCACCGCACGCCCGCGTGCTGCGCGTCGCCCGGGACGAGGACCGCAGCGCCACCCTGGCCGAGGGCGACGGCTGGACCCTGCTGGTCTCCCGCTGGAACCGCGGGGCCGACGTCACGGTCACCGCGACCACCGCCGAACTGGCCGCGCAGGTGCTCGACCAGGCCACCGACGGTGCGGCGGACGAACCCGAGCCGCAGCCGGAGAACGTGACCATGGGCTTCTGGTACGTCTCCCCGCGGCGCGGCCCGCACCGCACCACCCGGCAGATCTCCGCGGGCACCTGGGACGAGGTGCGCCCCAACTACACGGCGCCCGTCGCCGAGGCGATGGACCACCTGATGGGGACGACCCCGCAGGACATCGCCGGCCGGCTGCTCCTGCTGCATGGCCCGCCCGGCACCGGCAAGACCTCGGCGCTGCGCACGCTGGCCCGCTCCTGGCGGGAGTGGTGCCAGGTGGACTGCGTCCTGGATCCCGAGCGGCTCTTCTCCGACGTCGGCTATCTGATGGACATCGCGATCGGCGAGGAGGACGGCACCGGCAAGGGGCGCTGGCGGCTGCTGCTCCTGGAGGACTGCGACGAGCTGATCCGCGGCGAGGCCAAACACACGGCGGGCCAGGCCCTGTCCCGGCTCCTGAACCTCACCGACGGCCTTCTCGGCCAGGGCCGCAACGTCCTGGTCGGGGTCACGACCAACGAGGACCTGGAGCGCCTGCACCCCGCCGTCGTCCGCCCCGGCCGCTGTCTGGCCCGCATCGAGGTCGGCCCGCTGACCAACCGGGAGGCCGTGGACTGGCTCGGTACGGAGGAGGGTGTCGGCCGCGAGGGCGCGACGCTGGCAGAGCTGTACGCACTGCGCCGGGGCACCTCCCCGACCTCGCTGCCGGAACCCCGGGGGCGGTCGGACGCGGGACTGTACCTCTAG
- a CDS encoding DUF72 domain-containing protein, whose protein sequence is MTLYVGTSGWQYKDWKGVLYPAGVPVRRWLEEYTGHFATVEINNAFYRLPSRETFASWAERVPPDFVVAVKASRYLTHIKRLKDPEEPVRRLMTHAAGLGDRLGPVLLQLPPTLRADTGLLDACLSCFPSGTRVAVEPRHESWWTPEVRDVLRARGAALCWADVRSRPVTPLWRTADWGYVRFHQGRAHPWPHYGRRALETWLDRIATTWSAGGGNDVYAYFNNDPGGAAVENAALFGRTAQRAGLSVTRTPGPLAAHR, encoded by the coding sequence ATGACGCTGTACGTCGGCACGTCCGGCTGGCAGTACAAGGACTGGAAGGGCGTCCTGTACCCGGCCGGCGTGCCCGTGCGGCGGTGGCTGGAGGAGTACACCGGGCACTTCGCCACCGTCGAGATCAACAACGCCTTCTACCGGCTGCCGTCGCGGGAGACGTTCGCGTCCTGGGCCGAGCGCGTCCCGCCGGACTTCGTGGTCGCGGTGAAGGCGAGCCGCTATCTGACCCACATCAAGCGGCTGAAGGACCCCGAGGAGCCGGTACGGCGCCTGATGACCCACGCGGCCGGGCTCGGCGACCGCCTCGGTCCGGTGCTGCTCCAGCTGCCGCCGACCCTGCGGGCCGACACCGGGCTCCTGGACGCCTGCCTGTCGTGCTTCCCGTCGGGTACGCGCGTCGCGGTGGAGCCACGGCACGAGTCGTGGTGGACGCCCGAGGTGCGGGACGTCCTGCGGGCCCGGGGCGCGGCCCTGTGCTGGGCGGACGTCCGCTCCCGCCCGGTCACCCCGCTGTGGCGCACCGCCGACTGGGGGTACGTCCGCTTCCACCAGGGCCGTGCCCACCCCTGGCCGCACTACGGCCGCCGGGCCCTGGAGACCTGGCTGGACCGCATCGCGACGACCTGGTCGGCCGGGGGCGGGAACGACGTCTACGCCTACTTCAACAACGACCCCGGCGGCGCGGCGGTGGAGAACGCGGCGCTGTTCGGGCGGACGGCGCAGCGGGCGGGGCTGAGCGTGACCCGTACGCCGGGCCCGCTCGCCGCACACCGCTGA
- a CDS encoding GntR family transcriptional regulator, producing MTLKIHIDESAAPYEQVRAQIAEQARSGALPVGYRLPTVRGLAESLGLAANTVAKAYRALEGDGVIETRGRNGTFVAAAGSAAEREAAGAAQAYADRVLRLGLTEEQASAAVRDALRAAYER from the coding sequence GTGACCTTGAAGATCCACATCGATGAGAGCGCCGCGCCCTACGAGCAGGTGCGGGCGCAGATCGCCGAGCAGGCGCGGTCGGGAGCGCTGCCGGTCGGGTACCGGCTGCCGACGGTGCGGGGGCTGGCCGAGTCGCTCGGCCTCGCCGCGAACACCGTCGCCAAGGCGTACCGGGCGCTGGAGGGGGACGGGGTGATCGAGACCCGGGGGCGCAACGGCACGTTCGTCGCCGCGGCCGGATCGGCGGCGGAGCGGGAGGCGGCGGGTGCCGCGCAGGCCTACGCCGATCGGGTGCTGCGGCTGGGACTCACCGAGGAACAGGCGTCGGCCGCCGTGCGGGACGCCCTGCGGGCGGCCTACGAGCGGTGA
- a CDS encoding GNAT family N-acetyltransferase — MTVIVRDLRPGTPADIEGFIRVRHRALPYVFFSPASVLHGLSLPRPDAHARKLLAVADGEIIGTAQVGLAEDSREPGQGSLNVYVDPARTGRGAGTLLVRTAEEHLAAHGAVKLFAWVLDEPADRAFAERHGYRPSRSAHFLRLDLACAALPPLQDPPPGVELRTAADFADDPRPLFALDAEAGSDEPGDIATEFTDYAAWVDEYWNHPHLDRELTSVAVADGRPVAFSVAHTHDAGRYRTGMTGTARAHRGRGLAKLVKNDSLHRARAAGYTEAYTGNDADNGPMLAINKWFGYEICATEVRHVRELG, encoded by the coding sequence ATGACCGTCATCGTGCGCGACCTGCGCCCCGGGACGCCCGCCGACATCGAGGGCTTCATCCGGGTCCGGCACCGCGCCCTGCCCTATGTGTTCTTCAGCCCGGCCTCCGTGCTGCACGGCCTCTCGCTGCCCCGCCCCGACGCCCACGCCCGCAAGCTGCTCGCCGTGGCGGACGGCGAGATCATCGGCACGGCCCAGGTGGGCCTCGCCGAGGACAGCCGGGAGCCCGGCCAGGGGTCCCTCAACGTGTATGTGGATCCCGCGCGCACCGGGCGCGGCGCGGGCACCCTGCTGGTCCGCACCGCCGAGGAGCATCTGGCGGCCCACGGGGCGGTGAAGCTGTTCGCCTGGGTCCTGGACGAGCCGGCCGACCGCGCCTTCGCCGAACGGCACGGCTACCGGCCGAGCCGCTCCGCGCACTTCCTCCGCCTGGACCTGGCCTGCGCCGCGCTGCCACCGCTCCAGGACCCGCCGCCCGGCGTCGAGCTGCGTACGGCCGCCGACTTCGCCGACGACCCTCGCCCGCTGTTCGCCCTGGACGCGGAGGCGGGTTCGGACGAACCGGGTGACATCGCCACCGAGTTCACGGACTACGCGGCCTGGGTCGACGAGTACTGGAACCATCCCCACCTGGACCGGGAGCTGACCTCGGTCGCCGTGGCCGACGGCCGCCCGGTCGCCTTCAGCGTGGCCCACACCCACGACGCCGGCCGGTACCGCACCGGCATGACCGGCACCGCCCGCGCCCACCGCGGCCGGGGCCTGGCCAAGCTCGTCAAGAACGACTCGCTGCACCGCGCCCGCGCCGCGGGGTACACGGAGGCGTACACGGGCAACGACGCGGACAACGGGCCGATGCTCGCGATCAACAAGTGGTTCGGGTACGAGATCTGCGCGACGGAGGTGCGGCATGTCCGTGAACTCGGCTGA
- a CDS encoding DUF402 domain-containing protein, producing MSVNSAEPTRSVDVVLVKGGRTKIRYAAELLSDDGTRIAVRAPWAGDAVRDFGFVRFEAGDVFTEYYWRDRWYAVKEVRDRAGALKGWYCDITRPATLSGGELVVEDLDLDLWRSADGTDVRRLDEDEFEESGLAERDPAAAAAAVTALDELEALATAEGGLESLLA from the coding sequence ATGTCCGTGAACTCGGCTGAGCCGACGCGTTCGGTGGACGTCGTCCTCGTCAAGGGCGGCCGGACGAAGATCCGTTACGCGGCCGAGCTGCTGTCCGACGACGGCACCCGGATCGCCGTGCGCGCCCCCTGGGCCGGTGACGCCGTACGCGACTTCGGCTTCGTCCGCTTCGAGGCGGGTGACGTCTTCACCGAGTACTACTGGCGGGACCGCTGGTACGCGGTGAAGGAGGTCCGCGACCGCGCGGGCGCCCTGAAGGGCTGGTACTGCGACATCACGCGCCCGGCCACCCTGTCCGGCGGCGAACTGGTCGTCGAGGACCTCGACCTGGACCTGTGGCGCTCCGCCGACGGGACGGACGTACGGCGACTGGACGAGGACGAGTTCGAGGAGAGCGGGCTGGCGGAGCGGGACCCGGCGGCCGCGGCCGCCGCGGTGACCGCCCTCGACGAGCTGGAGGCGCTCGCCACCGCCGAGGGCGGCCTGGAGTCGCTGCTGGCGTGA
- a CDS encoding class I SAM-dependent methyltransferase — translation MRKKSDEATAPGVDWDAAAAAFDEEPDHGLRDPGVRAAWARRLRAWLPERGCDLLDLGCGTGSLSLLAAEQGHRVTGVDLSPAMIDLARAKLAGRDAVFLLGDAAAPPVGEQRFDTLLVRHVLWTLPDPARVLRHWRGLVRPGGRLVLVEGVWGAVTPVGIPADRLTALLAPLTEHARVERLSQDAGLWGGAVADERYAVVATV, via the coding sequence ATGAGGAAAAAGAGTGACGAAGCGACCGCGCCGGGTGTCGACTGGGACGCGGCGGCGGCCGCCTTCGACGAGGAGCCGGACCACGGTCTGCGCGACCCCGGGGTGCGCGCCGCCTGGGCCCGGCGGCTGCGCGCGTGGTTGCCGGAGCGCGGCTGCGACCTCCTCGATCTCGGCTGCGGCACCGGCAGCCTGTCGCTCCTCGCGGCCGAGCAGGGACACCGGGTGACGGGGGTCGACCTGTCCCCGGCCATGATCGACCTGGCCCGCGCCAAACTCGCCGGGCGTGACGCGGTGTTCCTCCTCGGTGACGCGGCGGCGCCGCCGGTCGGTGAGCAGCGCTTCGACACCCTGCTCGTGCGGCATGTGCTGTGGACCCTGCCCGACCCGGCCCGGGTCCTGCGGCACTGGCGCGGCCTGGTGCGACCCGGCGGGCGGCTCGTGCTGGTCGAGGGCGTATGGGGGGCCGTCACCCCGGTCGGCATACCGGCGGACCGGCTCACCGCCCTGCTGGCCCCGCTGACCGAGCACGCGCGCGTCGAGCGGCTGTCGCAGGACGCGGGGCTGTGGGGCGGGGCCGTGGCGGACGAGCGGTACGCGGTGGTGGCGACGGTGTGA